A single Brucella intermedia LMG 3301 DNA region contains:
- a CDS encoding ABC transporter ATP-binding protein, producing MQAETMQKKQPLLAVEKVETYYGNICALKGIDLTVDEGEIVALIGANGAGKSTLMMTIFGSPKARTGRILFNGKDITSMPPHEIAKLRIAQSPEGRRIFPRMTVLENLQMGASLDNQQYFDEDVKLMFDLFPRLKERINQRGGTLSGGEQQMLAIARALMARPKLLLLDEPSLGLAPLIVKQIFEAIKELNRTQGLTVFLVEQNAFGALKLADRGYVMVNGSITMSGAGRELLADPEVRAAYLEGGRH from the coding sequence ATGCAGGCTGAAACCATGCAGAAAAAGCAACCGCTTCTGGCCGTCGAGAAGGTTGAAACCTATTACGGCAATATTTGCGCCTTGAAGGGCATCGACCTGACTGTCGACGAGGGCGAGATCGTGGCGCTGATCGGCGCAAACGGCGCCGGCAAATCGACGCTGATGATGACGATCTTCGGCTCGCCGAAGGCGCGTACCGGCCGCATCCTGTTCAATGGCAAGGATATCACGTCCATGCCGCCGCACGAGATCGCCAAGCTGCGCATCGCGCAGTCGCCGGAAGGCCGTCGCATCTTCCCGCGCATGACTGTTCTGGAAAACCTTCAGATGGGCGCAAGCCTCGACAATCAGCAATATTTCGATGAAGACGTAAAGCTGATGTTCGACCTGTTCCCACGGCTGAAGGAGCGTATCAACCAGCGTGGCGGCACGCTTTCGGGCGGTGAACAGCAGATGCTGGCGATCGCCCGCGCACTGATGGCGCGTCCGAAGCTCCTGCTTCTGGACGAACCGTCGCTCGGTCTGGCACCGCTGATCGTCAAGCAGATTTTCGAGGCGATCAAGGAACTGAACCGCACGCAGGGGCTGACGGTATTCCTCGTCGAGCAGAACGCATTCGGTGCACTGAAGCTCGCAGACCGCGGTTATGTGATGGTCAACGGCTCGATCACCATGAGCGGCGCAGGCCGCGAACTGCTGGCCGATCCGGAAGTCCGTGCCGCCTATCTCGAAGGCGGAAGGCACTAG
- a CDS encoding ABC transporter ATP-binding protein, whose product MSGNTQKDTILQVEHLSMRFGGLVAINDLSFNVKRGDITAIIGPNGAGKTTVFNCITGFYKPTGGMLTMNRKTGDKFLLERLPDFQITKQAKVARTFQNIRLFSGLTVLENLLVAQHNTLMRSSGYTILGLLGLPGYKSAAKEAVEKARYWLEKINLIDRADDPAGDLPYGDQRRLEIARAMCTEPEILCLDEPAAGLNPRESAELNKLLLDIRKETGTSILLIEHDMSVVMEISDHVIVLEYGTKISDGAPEEVKNDPRVIAAYLGVDDEEIAELIEEADKPGVVDPAHLVAAQLAEEAIEEEIAEEKGETPSAGVDATDDPTGDKTAPAKAAQGEAAKGGAKRAKAPAKAPTKTPGKPRKGGE is encoded by the coding sequence ATGTCCGGCAACACTCAGAAAGACACCATCCTTCAGGTCGAGCATCTCTCGATGCGCTTCGGCGGCCTCGTCGCCATCAACGATCTGAGCTTCAATGTGAAGCGCGGGGATATTACGGCGATCATCGGCCCCAACGGTGCAGGCAAGACCACGGTCTTCAACTGCATCACCGGCTTCTACAAGCCCACGGGCGGGATGCTGACGATGAACCGGAAGACGGGCGACAAGTTCCTGCTGGAACGCCTGCCCGACTTCCAGATCACCAAGCAAGCCAAGGTCGCGCGCACGTTCCAGAACATCCGCCTTTTCTCGGGTCTCACCGTTCTGGAAAACCTGCTCGTTGCGCAACACAACACGCTGATGCGCTCTTCCGGCTATACGATCCTCGGCCTGCTGGGGCTGCCGGGCTACAAGTCGGCGGCGAAGGAAGCGGTTGAAAAGGCGCGTTACTGGCTGGAAAAGATCAACCTGATCGACCGTGCGGACGATCCGGCAGGCGATCTGCCCTATGGCGATCAGCGCCGTCTGGAAATCGCCCGCGCCATGTGCACCGAGCCGGAAATCCTGTGCCTCGATGAACCTGCCGCCGGTCTCAATCCGCGCGAATCGGCGGAGCTCAACAAGCTTCTCCTTGATATCCGCAAGGAAACCGGCACGTCGATCCTGCTGATCGAACACGACATGTCGGTCGTCATGGAAATCTCCGATCATGTGATCGTGCTGGAATACGGCACCAAGATTTCCGATGGCGCGCCGGAAGAGGTCAAGAACGATCCGCGTGTTATCGCCGCCTATCTCGGCGTCGATGACGAGGAAATCGCCGAACTCATCGAAGAGGCGGACAAGCCTGGTGTTGTCGATCCGGCGCATCTGGTCGCCGCCCAGCTTGCCGAGGAAGCCATCGAGGAGGAAATTGCCGAAGAGAAGGGCGAAACGCCTTCCGCAGGCGTTGACGCAACCGATGATCCGACCGGCGACAAGACTGCTCCCGCGAAGGCTGCCCAGGGTGAGGCTGCCAAGGGTGGTGCGAAACGCGCCAAAGCCCCGGCAAAAGCCCCAACAAAAACTCCGGGCAAGCCCAGGAAGGGAGGCGAATGA